One region of Gorilla gorilla gorilla isolate KB3781 chromosome 15, NHGRI_mGorGor1-v2.1_pri, whole genome shotgun sequence genomic DNA includes:
- the BDKRB1 gene encoding B1 bradykinin receptor, with amino-acid sequence MASSWPPLELQSSNQSQLFPQNATACDNAPEAWDLLHRVLPTFIISICFFGLLGNLFVLLVFLLPRRQLNVAEIYLANLAASDLLFVLGLPFWAENIWNQFNWPFGALLCRVINGVIKANLFISIFLVVAISQDRYRVLVHPMASRRQQRRRQARVTCVLIWVVGGLLSIPTFLLRSIQAVPDLNITACILLLPHEAWHFARIVELNILGFLLPLAAIVFFNYHILASLRGREEVSRTRCGGGKDSKTTALILTLVVAFLICWAPYHFFAFLEFLFQVQAVRGCFWEDFIDLGLQLANFFAFTNSSLNPVIYVFVGRLFRTKVWELYKQCTPKSLAPISSSHRKEIFQLFWQN; translated from the coding sequence ATGGCATCATCCTGGCCCCCTCTAGAGCTCCAATCCTCCAACCAGAGCCAGCTCTTCCCTCAAAATGCTACGGCCTGTGACAATGCTCCAGAAGCCTGGGACCTGCTGCACAGAGTGCTGCCGACATTTATCATCTCCATCTGTTTCTTCGGCCTCCTAGGGAACCTTTTTGTCCTGTTGGTCTTCCTCCTGCCCCGGCGGCAACTGAACGTGGCAGAAATCTACCTGGCCAACCTGGCAGCCTCTGATCTGCTGTTTGTCTTGGGCTTGCCCTTCTGGGCAGAGAATATCTGGAACCAGTTTAACTGGCCTTTCGGAGCCCTCCTCTGCCGTGTCATCAACGGGGTCATCAAGGCCAATTTGTTCATCAGCATCTTCCTGGTGGTGGCCATCAGCCAGGACCGCTACCGCGTGCTGGTGCACCCTATGGCCAGCCGGAGGCAGCAGCGGCGGAGGCAGGCCCGGGTCACCTGCGTGCTCATCTGGGTTGTGGGGGGCCTCTTGAGCATCCCCACATTCCTGCTGCGATCCATCCAAGCCGTCCCAGATCTGAACATCACTGCCTGCATCCTGCTCCTCCCCCATGAGGCCTGGCACTTTGCAAGGATTGTGGAGTTAAATATTCTGGGTTTCCTCCTACCACTGGCTGCGATCGTCTTCTTCAACTACCACATCCTGGCCTCCCTGCGAGGGCGGGAGGAGGTCAGCAGGACAAGGTGCGGGGGCGGCAAGGATAGCAAGACCACAGCGCTGATCCTCACGCTCGTGGTTGCCTTCCTGATCTGCTGGGCCCCTTACCACTTCTTTGCCTTCCTGGAATTCTTATTCCAGGTGCAAGCAGTCCGAGGCTGCTTTTGGGAGGACTTCATTGACCTGGGCCTGCAATTGGCCAACTTCTTTGCCTTCACTAACAGCTCCCTGAATCCAGTAATTTATGTCTTTGTGGGCCGGCTCTTCAGGACCAAGGTCTGGGAACTTTATAAACAATGCACCCCTAAAAGTCTTGCTCCAATATCTTCATCCCATAGGAAAGAAATCTTCCAACTTTTCTGGCAGAATTAA